A genomic segment from Clostridium pasteurianum BC1 encodes:
- a CDS encoding alpha/beta hydrolase translates to MPLNPKFQKLLDTDFDNMYSLGVDKLREWYGKSWDDFKGDVLEVGTVVNRVVKTSKRDTPIRVYYSEVKGTHPAFIWIHGGGFVLGNIEVYDSICRKIANNINCTVISIDYGLSPEHKFPEPVEECYQVVKWIFQNAKELNINSDKIAIGGDSVGGTLSAVICQLSRERKEFSITYQVIINAMLDLLGQTKPKSRVENAKGYRLTTKGIEWFVQQYLRDLSEAKNPLASPLLADNFEGLPAACIITSEYDPLRDEGEHYAQRLSESGVEVCLKRYNGIIHGFFNMQRTLEEARDALDLVCTKLSEVFSK, encoded by the coding sequence ATGCCGTTAAATCCAAAATTTCAAAAATTATTAGACACAGATTTTGATAACATGTATTCTCTAGGAGTTGATAAGTTAAGAGAATGGTATGGTAAGAGTTGGGATGACTTTAAAGGAGATGTGCTAGAGGTTGGTACTGTAGTAAACCGTGTCGTTAAAACTTCTAAAAGAGATACCCCAATAAGAGTTTATTATTCAGAAGTCAAAGGTACCCATCCTGCATTTATTTGGATTCATGGTGGTGGATTTGTACTTGGAAATATTGAAGTTTACGATTCTATATGCCGTAAAATAGCAAATAATATAAATTGCACTGTGATATCTATAGATTATGGTCTTTCGCCAGAACATAAATTTCCGGAGCCGGTAGAAGAATGTTACCAAGTTGTAAAATGGATATTTCAAAATGCCAAAGAGCTAAATATAAATTCTGATAAAATTGCCATCGGAGGTGATAGTGTAGGCGGAACTCTTAGTGCAGTAATTTGCCAACTTTCAAGGGAAAGGAAAGAATTCTCGATTACTTATCAGGTGATTATTAATGCGATGTTAGATTTACTTGGGCAAACGAAGCCTAAATCCAGAGTGGAAAACGCTAAGGGATATAGGCTTACAACTAAAGGCATTGAATGGTTCGTTCAACAGTATTTAAGAGATTTAAGCGAGGCTAAAAATCCATTAGCTTCACCATTGCTTGCAGATAATTTTGAAGGTCTTCCTGCTGCATGCATTATTACGTCAGAATATGACCCGTTAAGAGATGAGGGCGAGCATTATGCACAGCGTTTATCTGAGTCTGGGGTTGAGGTATGTCTTAAGAGATATAATGGAATTATTCACGGTTTCTTTAATATGCAGAGGACGCTGGAAGAAGCACGTGATGCTCTTGATTTAGTATGTACAAAATTGAGCGAAGTTTTTAGTAAATAA
- a CDS encoding recombinase family protein: MLKKYNCNEILTEKMSGIKTNRPELMRLKDKVRNGDTLVIESFSRLGEVQKIL, encoded by the coding sequence ATGCTTAAAAAATATAACTGCAATGAAATCTTAACTGAAAAAATGTCTGGTATCAAAACTAATAGACCGGAGTTAATGAGATTAAAGGATAAAGTTAGAAATGGTGATACTTTAGTTATAGAGAGTTTTTCAAGATTAGGAGAAGTACAAAAGATCTTATAG
- a CDS encoding acetoacetate decarboxylase, with translation MLKSEVSKQITMPLTAPAFPRGPYRFHNREYLNIVYRTDANTLRKIVPEPLELDEPLVRFEMMAMPDVSGLGAYTECGQVIPVSFNGKKGDYLHMMYLDNHPAIAVGRELSSYPKKLGYPKLFVDSDTLVGTLDYGKLRVLTATMGYKHESLDINEARNQICRPNYMLKIIPDYDGSPRICELVCAQITDITIHEAWTGPARLQLFDHAMAPFSDLPVKEIVSSSHILTDLTLPAPIVVYDYLKNS, from the coding sequence ATGTTAAAAAGTGAAGTATCTAAACAAATTACAATGCCCCTAACTGCGCCTGCATTTCCTAGAGGTCCTTATAGATTTCATAATCGTGAATATCTTAACATTGTATACCGTACAGATGCTAATACATTACGTAAAATTGTACCAGAACCTCTAGAGTTAGATGAACCTTTAGTTAGATTTGAAATGATGGCTATGCCTGATGTAAGTGGACTAGGAGCTTATACTGAATGTGGACAGGTCATTCCTGTAAGTTTTAATGGTAAAAAAGGTGATTATTTGCATATGATGTATTTAGATAACCATCCAGCTATTGCTGTTGGAAGAGAGCTTAGTTCATACCCTAAGAAACTGGGTTATCCAAAACTATTTGTTGATTCGGATACATTAGTTGGTACATTAGATTATGGAAAATTAAGAGTATTAACTGCCACTATGGGATATAAACATGAATCTTTAGACATAAATGAAGCACGTAACCAAATTTGTCGTCCTAATTATATGTTGAAAATTATACCTGATTACGATGGAAGTCCAAGAATTTGCGAATTAGTATGCGCACAAATTACAGATATCACCATACACGAGGCATGGACTGGTCCTGCAAGGCTACAATTATTTGACCATGCTATGGCACCATTTAGTGATTTACCCGTAAAAGAAATAGTATCTAGTTCTCATATTCTTACGGACTTAACTCTTCCAGCTCCTATAGTTGTATATGATTATCTTAAAAATAGTTAA
- a CDS encoding NAD(P)-dependent alcohol dehydrogenase, with product MKSFSMIEIGQVGWIEKDKPTAGILDAIVRPLAVSPCTSDIHTAFEGGLGDRHNMTLGHEAVGEIVEVGSEVKDFKPGDRVVVPAITPDWRSIEAQDGYHQHSNKMLSGWKFSNFKDGVFAEYFHVNDADMNLAKLPEEIPLTTAVMITDMMTTGFHGAELANIKIGASVAVIGIGPVGLMAVAGAFLRGAGRIFVVGSRQNCIDVAKSFGATDVINYKNGDIAEQVLNATNGKGVDSVIIAGAGTEIMKSAVKMTKPGGTISNVNYFGEGEIIPIPRIEWGCGMAHKQIRGGLCPGGRLRMERLINIVKYGRVNPGKLVTHVFNGFGNMEKALLLMREKPADLIKPVVIVD from the coding sequence ATGAAGAGTTTTTCTATGATTGAAATTGGTCAGGTTGGATGGATTGAAAAGGACAAACCAACGGCCGGGATTTTGGATGCAATTGTTCGACCACTTGCAGTTTCACCATGTACCTCAGATATTCATACTGCTTTTGAAGGTGGCCTTGGTGACAGGCATAATATGACATTAGGACATGAAGCCGTTGGTGAAATTGTTGAAGTTGGCAGTGAAGTCAAAGATTTTAAACCTGGTGATAGAGTCGTTGTTCCAGCCATTACACCTGACTGGAGATCAATAGAAGCCCAAGATGGATATCATCAACATTCAAACAAAATGTTATCTGGTTGGAAATTTTCTAATTTTAAAGATGGAGTATTTGCTGAATACTTTCATGTAAATGATGCTGATATGAATCTTGCAAAACTTCCAGAAGAAATTCCACTTACAACAGCTGTCATGATTACAGATATGATGACCACAGGATTCCACGGTGCAGAACTTGCCAATATTAAAATTGGTGCAAGCGTTGCAGTTATAGGCATCGGACCTGTTGGCCTTATGGCAGTTGCCGGGGCTTTTTTACGTGGAGCAGGCAGAATATTTGTAGTTGGTAGTAGACAAAATTGCATTGATGTTGCAAAATCTTTTGGAGCTACAGATGTTATAAATTATAAAAATGGTGATATTGCTGAACAAGTACTTAATGCAACAAATGGTAAAGGAGTAGATTCAGTTATTATTGCTGGGGCTGGTACTGAAATTATGAAGTCTGCTGTCAAAATGACAAAACCTGGTGGAACAATTTCAAATGTTAATTATTTTGGCGAAGGGGAAATAATTCCAATTCCACGTATAGAATGGGGATGTGGTATGGCTCATAAGCAGATAAGAGGTGGTTTGTGTCCTGGTGGAAGACTAAGAATGGAAAGACTTATTAACATAGTAAAATATGGACGAGTTAATCCAGGCAAGTTAGTTACTCATGTTTTTAATGGTTTTGGCAATATGGAAAAAGCATTACTTTTAATGAGAGAAAAACCGGCAGATTTAATTAAGCCAGTTGTTATTGTGGATTAA
- the adhE gene encoding bifunctional acetaldehyde-CoA/alcohol dehydrogenase, protein MKITKTDELDIMLEKVRAAQRKFSTYSQEQVDEIFRKAAMAAIDARIPLAKIAVEETGMGLVEDKVIKNHFAGEYIYNEYKDEKTCGVIEKSEPYGITKIAEPIGVIAAIIPTTNPTSTTIFKSLIALKTRNGILFSPHPRAKKSTVEAAKIILDAAVKAGAPEGIIGWIEEPSIELTHLLMEKADITLATGGPSMVKSAYSSGKPAIGVGPGNTPVIIDETAHIKMAVSSIILSKTYDNGVICASEQSVIVLDSIYDKVKKEFEERGAYIIKKNELDKMREVIFVNGSINPDIVGQSAYKIASMAGINVPKTTRVLIGEVTSLGEEEPFAHEKLSPVLAMYNAKDFDDALNKAVVLVNLGGLGHTSAIYADVVKAKDKIDRFSNAMKTVRTFVNIPAAQGASGDLYNFKIAPSFTLGCGSWGGNSVSENVGPKHLLNIKTVAERRENMLWFRVPKKVYFKFGCLQFALRELKDLNKKRAFIVTGKVLYGLGYVDAITKILEEIGIDFKIFTEVEQDPTLATARSGAEEMLRFKPDTIISLGGGSPMDAAKIMWVLYEHPEVNFEDLAMRFMDIRKRIYTFPKLREKAIMISVATSAGTGSEVTPFAVITDEKTGVKYPLADYELTPDMAIVDAELMMNMPKGLTAASGIDALVHGIEAYTSVLASEFTNGLALEAIRLIFEYLPQAYSEGATNEKAREKMAHASTMAGMAFANAFLGVCHSMAHKLGSEHNIPHGIANGLLIEEVIRFNAVDNPVKQAPFPQYKYPNVIWRYARIADYLKLGGNTDKEKVELLIKAIHELKEKLNIPLTIRDAGVSEKNFYATLDKISELALDDQCTGANPRFPLTSEIKQMLINAFD, encoded by the coding sequence ATGAAAATTACAAAAACTGATGAGTTAGACATAATGTTAGAAAAAGTTAGAGCCGCTCAAAGAAAGTTTTCAACTTATTCCCAAGAACAAGTTGATGAGATCTTTAGAAAAGCTGCAATGGCCGCAATTGATGCAAGGATACCACTTGCAAAAATAGCAGTAGAAGAAACTGGTATGGGCCTTGTAGAAGATAAGGTTATAAAGAATCATTTCGCAGGTGAATATATTTATAATGAGTACAAAGACGAAAAGACATGTGGAGTTATAGAAAAAAGTGAACCTTATGGTATTACTAAAATTGCAGAACCAATAGGAGTTATAGCAGCTATAATACCTACAACCAATCCTACATCTACAACTATATTCAAATCATTAATAGCATTAAAAACGAGAAATGGTATACTATTTTCACCACATCCAAGAGCTAAAAAATCAACAGTAGAAGCAGCTAAAATAATACTTGATGCAGCGGTTAAAGCAGGTGCACCTGAAGGAATAATAGGATGGATAGAAGAACCTTCAATTGAGCTAACCCACCTGCTAATGGAAAAAGCAGATATAACACTGGCTACAGGGGGACCATCTATGGTTAAATCTGCTTATTCATCTGGTAAACCAGCAATAGGAGTTGGCCCAGGGAATACTCCTGTTATAATCGATGAAACTGCACATATAAAGATGGCAGTAAGTTCAATTATACTTTCAAAAACATATGATAATGGAGTTATCTGTGCCTCAGAGCAATCAGTAATAGTTTTAGATTCTATATATGATAAAGTTAAAAAGGAATTTGAAGAAAGAGGCGCTTATATAATTAAGAAAAATGAATTAGATAAAATGAGAGAAGTAATTTTTGTAAATGGAAGTATAAATCCTGACATAGTAGGTCAATCTGCATATAAAATAGCTTCAATGGCAGGAATAAATGTACCTAAAACTACAAGAGTTCTTATTGGAGAAGTTACTTCTTTGGGAGAAGAAGAACCTTTTGCTCATGAAAAATTATCTCCAGTTCTTGCAATGTATAATGCAAAAGACTTTGATGATGCATTGAATAAAGCTGTAGTCCTTGTTAATTTAGGGGGACTAGGCCATACTTCAGCAATATATGCAGATGTAGTAAAGGCAAAAGACAAGATAGATAGATTTAGTAATGCTATGAAAACAGTGAGAACATTTGTTAATATACCAGCAGCACAAGGTGCAAGTGGAGATTTATATAATTTTAAGATAGCTCCTTCATTTACACTAGGATGTGGTTCTTGGGGTGGAAATTCCGTATCAGAAAATGTTGGACCTAAACATCTTTTAAATATTAAAACAGTAGCTGAAAGGAGAGAAAATATGCTTTGGTTTAGAGTACCAAAAAAAGTTTATTTTAAATTTGGTTGTCTTCAATTTGCATTAAGAGAATTGAAGGATTTAAATAAAAAAAGAGCCTTTATAGTAACAGGTAAAGTTCTTTATGGATTAGGATATGTTGATGCCATTACAAAAATTCTTGAAGAAATAGGTATAGATTTTAAGATATTTACTGAGGTAGAACAAGATCCAACTTTGGCTACAGCTCGAAGCGGTGCTGAGGAAATGTTGAGATTTAAGCCAGATACTATAATATCTCTTGGTGGAGGTTCTCCGATGGATGCTGCAAAAATAATGTGGGTACTATATGAACATCCAGAAGTAAATTTTGAGGATTTAGCTATGAGATTTATGGATATAAGAAAGAGAATATATACTTTTCCAAAGCTTAGAGAAAAAGCTATAATGATATCTGTAGCTACTTCTGCAGGTACAGGATCAGAAGTTACTCCTTTTGCTGTAATAACAGATGAAAAAACAGGAGTTAAGTATCCATTAGCAGATTATGAATTAACTCCAGATATGGCTATTGTTGATGCTGAATTAATGATGAATATGCCAAAAGGATTAACAGCAGCATCAGGTATAGATGCATTAGTGCACGGTATAGAAGCTTATACATCAGTACTTGCTTCTGAATTTACAAATGGACTAGCCCTAGAAGCAATAAGATTAATATTTGAGTACTTACCTCAAGCATACTCAGAAGGTGCTACAAATGAAAAAGCAAGAGAAAAGATGGCTCATGCATCAACTATGGCAGGTATGGCTTTTGCTAATGCATTTTTAGGTGTATGTCATTCAATGGCACATAAATTAGGTTCAGAACATAACATACCACATGGAATTGCCAATGGATTATTAATTGAAGAAGTTATTAGGTTTAATGCAGTAGATAATCCTGTAAAACAAGCACCATTTCCTCAATATAAATATCCAAATGTTATATGGAGATATGCAAGAATTGCAGATTATCTAAAACTAGGTGGTAACACAGATAAAGAAAAAGTTGAACTTTTAATTAAGGCTATTCATGAGTTAAAAGAAAAATTGAATATACCTTTAACTATTAGGGATGCAGGAGTTTCGGAAAAGAATTTTTATGCAACTCTAGATAAAATATCAGAATTAGCACTTGATGATCAGTGTACAGGAGCTAATCCTAGATTTCCATTGACAAGTGAAATTAAACAAATGCTTATAAATGCTTTTGATTAA
- a CDS encoding 3-oxoacid CoA-transferase subunit B has translation MITDTKLAKEIIAKRIAKELKDGQLVNLGIGLPTLVANYIPKEFEITFQSENGMVGMGAMPTHGHEDSNIINAGGQYVTVLPEGVFFDSSISFSLIRGGHVDATVLGALEVDQYGNLANWIVPGKMIAGMGGAMDLVTGAKTVIIAMQHTRKGKPKILKKCTLPLTAKGQVNLIVTELCVIEVTSDGLLLKEIHKDTNINEIKSLTEADLIIPDKVKIMDI, from the coding sequence TTGATTACAGATACAAAGTTAGCTAAAGAAATTATAGCAAAAAGAATTGCTAAAGAACTAAAAGATGGGCAACTTGTAAATCTAGGAATAGGACTTCCAACTTTAGTGGCAAATTACATTCCAAAGGAATTTGAAATTACTTTTCAATCAGAAAATGGAATGGTGGGAATGGGAGCGATGCCGACTCATGGTCATGAGGACTCTAATATAATAAATGCAGGGGGACAATATGTAACTGTATTACCTGAAGGTGTTTTCTTTGATAGCTCCATATCTTTTTCACTAATCAGAGGTGGACACGTTGATGCTACTGTTCTTGGTGCTTTAGAAGTTGATCAATATGGTAATCTTGCTAATTGGATTGTTCCAGGAAAGATGATAGCAGGAATGGGTGGAGCCATGGATTTAGTAACTGGTGCTAAAACAGTAATTATAGCAATGCAGCATACTCGTAAAGGCAAGCCAAAAATTCTAAAAAAATGTACACTTCCACTTACTGCAAAAGGTCAAGTAAATTTGATTGTTACAGAACTATGTGTAATAGAAGTAACATCTGACGGCTTACTACTAAAAGAAATTCATAAAGATACAAATATTAATGAAATTAAGTCTTTAACAGAAGCAGATTTAATTATTCCTGATAAAGTAAAAATTATGGATATTTAA
- a CDS encoding 3-oxoacid CoA-transferase subunit A, with protein sequence MNKVVKFEDLKSIFKDGMTIMIGGFLDCGTPDGLIDMLIDLNIKNLTIIGNDTGFPDKGIGKLVVNGQVKKVIASHIGTNPQTGRKIIAGDMDVELSPQGTLVERIRAGGSGLGGVLTETGLATVVEDGKQKLTINSKEYLLELPLRADVALVKGSIVDEFGNTCYKGTTKNFNPYIAMAAKTVIVEAEKLVKCEQLETEYAMTPGVLVNYIVKEEV encoded by the coding sequence ATGAATAAAGTAGTTAAATTTGAAGATTTAAAATCCATTTTTAAAGATGGAATGACCATTATGATTGGTGGTTTTCTAGATTGTGGTACACCTGATGGATTAATTGATATGCTAATTGATCTAAATATAAAAAATCTAACAATTATAGGTAATGATACTGGTTTTCCAGATAAGGGTATAGGAAAGCTAGTTGTAAATGGTCAAGTTAAGAAGGTTATTGCTTCTCACATTGGTACTAATCCTCAAACAGGGAGAAAAATAATTGCTGGAGATATGGATGTAGAGCTTTCGCCCCAAGGGACATTAGTTGAAAGGATACGTGCAGGTGGATCAGGTTTAGGTGGAGTATTAACTGAAACTGGATTAGCAACAGTTGTAGAAGATGGAAAGCAAAAACTAACAATCAATAGTAAAGAATATTTATTAGAGCTTCCATTAAGAGCAGATGTAGCTTTAGTAAAAGGGAGTATAGTAGATGAATTTGGAAATACTTGTTATAAGGGAACTACTAAAAACTTCAATCCTTATATAGCAATGGCTGCTAAAACCGTAATAGTTGAAGCTGAAAAATTAGTAAAATGTGAGCAATTAGAAACAGAATATGCAATGACCCCAGGAGTATTAGTAAATTATATAGTAAAGGAGGAAGTTTAA
- a CDS encoding IS4 family transposase produces the protein MMENGIKHLSKQLLKYFSKEEIEKIARKVGFVQREGKLKAWQFLYLCAFSQLDVSKDTLITMSANLSSKTKTTVSSQAIDQRLNDKAIEFLKEIFTRLLSSVTLTNSNIPTIWDSHFNRIRIVDSTAFQVPEIYKSIYPGSGGSSQPSGLKIQLEYELKSGNFMHIDVGPGSGNDNTFGSKIKDTFKAGDLSLRDLGYFNFKDFEDMENKKSFYVSRLKPNIAVYVKNENVEYLKNGQPKKSTIYKRLLLKDAANEMQEGEIKEISDVFVGRIEKRKVRLVIYKLTKNQFKERKDKVFKNAIKKGIKKSANTIDLMGITIYITNISNDILFTKQIHEIYSLRWQVELMFKIWKSIFHISSVKPVKIERFKCQLYGKLILLVLSSIVIFKMRSELLKKKKFEASEIKTAEIVHEYVGELYFSFMTPSNNSKVLIRIYNCICKNGRKSHRKDKKTFFDILGVSYNHQERRCKPAA, from the coding sequence ATGATGGAAAATGGAATTAAACATTTATCAAAGCAATTACTAAAATACTTTTCAAAGGAAGAAATTGAAAAGATAGCTAGAAAGGTTGGATTTGTGCAAAGAGAAGGTAAACTAAAAGCATGGCAGTTTCTTTATTTATGTGCATTTTCGCAACTGGATGTATCAAAAGATACACTTATAACAATGAGTGCTAATCTAAGCTCAAAGACCAAAACAACAGTAAGCAGCCAAGCAATAGATCAGCGTTTAAATGACAAAGCAATAGAGTTCTTAAAAGAAATATTTACAAGGCTTTTAAGCAGTGTAACGCTTACGAATTCAAATATACCTACTATATGGGATTCTCATTTTAACAGAATAAGAATAGTTGATTCTACAGCATTTCAAGTCCCAGAAATATATAAGAGCATATATCCAGGCTCAGGGGGAAGTTCACAACCTTCTGGCTTAAAGATACAGCTTGAATATGAATTAAAATCAGGAAACTTTATGCACATAGATGTAGGGCCTGGAAGTGGAAATGATAATACCTTTGGAAGTAAAATAAAAGATACATTTAAGGCTGGAGATCTTTCATTAAGAGACCTGGGATACTTTAATTTTAAAGATTTTGAGGATATGGAGAATAAAAAATCGTTCTATGTTTCAAGGCTTAAACCTAATATAGCTGTTTATGTAAAAAATGAAAATGTGGAATATCTGAAAAACGGACAGCCAAAGAAATCAACTATTTATAAAAGGCTGCTTTTGAAAGATGCAGCAAATGAAATGCAAGAAGGTGAAATTAAGGAAATTTCAGATGTATTTGTTGGAAGAATTGAAAAGCGTAAAGTAAGACTGGTCATTTATAAGCTTACCAAGAATCAATTTAAAGAAAGGAAAGATAAGGTCTTTAAAAATGCTATAAAGAAAGGCATTAAGAAAAGTGCTAATACAATTGATTTAATGGGTATAACAATATATATAACTAATATATCAAATGATATATTGTTTACAAAACAAATACATGAGATTTACTCATTAAGATGGCAGGTGGAACTAATGTTTAAGATATGGAAGTCAATATTCCACATATCTAGTGTAAAACCAGTAAAGATTGAGCGCTTTAAATGCCAGTTGTATGGTAAACTGATTTTACTAGTTTTAAGTTCCATAGTGATATTTAAAATGAGATCTGAACTCTTAAAAAAGAAGAAGTTTGAGGCAAGTGAAATCAAAACTGCAGAAATAGTACATGAATATGTTGGAGAATTGTATTTTAGCTTTATGACACCTTCAAATAATTCTAAAGTTTTAATAAGAATATATAACTGCATATGTAAAAACGGACGGAAATCACACCGTAAGGACAAAAAGACCTTTTTTGACATTCTTGGAGTCTCCTATAACCATCAAGAAAGAAGGTGTAAACCCGCCGCATAA
- a CDS encoding flavodoxin family protein has product MKKVTIFIGSQRKQATYQAVQEFEKNLKSYAEIEFEYVFLKDYHIEYCKGCNLCFNKGEEYCPLKDDRDLLIEKMNNSDGVVFATPNYSFQVTALMKCLMDRLAFTLHRPRFFGKTFTAIVTQGIFGGVSIEKYLERIGGNWGFCVTKGCCLTALEPRTELEQRKISKKIKKTSVRFFRELMRPAPSPPSFFKLMVFRLTRTSMMLILNKKYYDYRYFKEKGWFESDYYYDTSLGFIKKIAGNFFDFIGKRLAKKR; this is encoded by the coding sequence ATGAAAAAAGTAACTATATTTATCGGGAGCCAACGAAAACAGGCAACTTACCAAGCGGTGCAAGAATTTGAAAAGAATTTAAAGTCATACGCAGAAATCGAGTTTGAGTATGTTTTTCTTAAGGACTATCATATTGAATACTGTAAAGGTTGTAATTTATGTTTTAATAAAGGAGAAGAATATTGTCCCTTGAAAGATGACCGGGATTTATTGATCGAGAAAATGAATAATTCAGATGGGGTAGTTTTTGCTACACCCAATTATTCATTTCAGGTAACGGCGCTTATGAAGTGCTTAATGGACCGGTTGGCATTTACCTTACACCGGCCACGTTTTTTCGGCAAAACCTTCACGGCTATTGTTACCCAAGGTATATTCGGAGGAGTATCTATCGAGAAGTACCTGGAAAGAATAGGAGGAAATTGGGGATTTTGCGTGACTAAAGGATGCTGTTTGACAGCATTAGAGCCCAGAACGGAGCTTGAACAGAGAAAAATATCAAAGAAAATTAAAAAGACTTCTGTAAGATTTTTTAGAGAACTTATGCGTCCTGCGCCGTCGCCTCCTTCCTTTTTCAAGTTAATGGTTTTTAGATTAACTCGTACAAGTATGATGCTGATTCTGAATAAGAAGTACTATGATTATCGCTACTTTAAAGAAAAAGGCTGGTTTGAGTCTGATTATTATTATGATACTTCGTTAGGGTTTATTAAGAAGATAGCAGGCAATTTCTTTGATTTTATAGGAAAAAGATTGGCTAAAAAAAGATAG
- a CDS encoding AbrB/MazE/SpoVT family DNA-binding domain-containing protein yields MITQLRDKAQITIPKEVIKKLNLKTGDNIDINIEDGKIIIKPVVVIPKDQAWFWSKEWQQGEKQAEKDIEKGKVEKFNSAEELFEDLDN; encoded by the coding sequence ATGATTACGCAATTAAGAGATAAAGCTCAAATTACAATACCAAAAGAAGTAATAAAAAAATTAAATTTAAAAACTGGAGATAATATAGATATTAATATTGAAGACGGAAAAATTATCATTAAACCAGTAGTAGTTATACCAAAAGATCAGGCATGGTTTTGGAGTAAAGAGTGGCAGCAGGGAGAAAAACAGGCAGAAAAGGATATAGAAAAAGGTAAGGTAGAAAAATTCAATTCAGCTGAGGAGCTATTTGAAGATCTTGATAATTGA
- a CDS encoding amidohydrolase family protein, giving the protein MENLIKNYKGNSIPKIDMHVHYLPKTYREALLNSGEENPDGFPTPEWNLEMHLEAMKHLGISTSMLSISSPHINFGDKNAAKILARKVNEDAAELVKRYPDKFGLLASLPLPNVEDSIEEIKYAKDVLHADGFALPTNTQEIYLGNPCLDPIFEELNRYKAVVVLHPNKPSSVPKNVVEGLPIPMMEFFFDTTRTVINMILKGTLKRFQDIKFVIPHAGAFLSILADRIVPALQITPDSFGDNIKKEEDRIDVFDVLKGLYYDIAGACLPRQLTDLLQIVDVNNLLYGSDYPYTPEVGCIALAAALDKTDLLTDEQRCAIYRDNALKLFPRLK; this is encoded by the coding sequence ATGGAAAATTTAATAAAAAACTATAAAGGAAATAGCATACCTAAAATAGATATGCATGTACATTATTTGCCTAAAACTTATAGAGAAGCTTTATTAAATAGTGGAGAAGAAAATCCAGATGGATTTCCAACTCCTGAGTGGAATCTGGAAATGCATTTAGAAGCAATGAAACACCTGGGTATTTCAACTTCAATGTTATCTATATCATCTCCTCATATTAATTTTGGTGATAAAAATGCCGCTAAAATCTTAGCTCGAAAAGTTAATGAGGACGCAGCAGAACTTGTGAAGAGATATCCTGATAAATTTGGTTTGCTTGCTTCTTTACCATTACCTAATGTGGAGGACAGTATAGAAGAAATTAAGTATGCAAAGGATGTCTTGCATGCTGATGGTTTTGCTTTACCTACCAATACACAAGAAATTTATTTGGGAAATCCTTGCCTAGATCCTATATTTGAGGAGTTAAATAGATATAAAGCTGTAGTAGTTCTCCATCCAAATAAACCTAGCAGTGTTCCTAAAAATGTTGTTGAAGGTTTACCTATTCCTATGATGGAATTTTTCTTTGACACTACTCGCACTGTAATCAATATGATATTAAAAGGAACCTTAAAGCGTTTCCAGGATATTAAATTTGTTATTCCGCATGCTGGTGCATTTTTATCAATACTAGCTGATAGAATTGTTCCTGCTCTTCAAATTACACCTGACTCATTTGGAGATAATATAAAAAAAGAAGAAGATAGAATAGATGTATTTGATGTTTTAAAAGGATTGTACTATGATATAGCCGGAGCTTGTCTACCTAGGCAATTAACTGATCTTTTACAAATTGTTGATGTTAATAATTTATTATATGGCAGCGATTATCCATATACACCGGAAGTTGGATGCATTGCCTTAGCGGCTGCTTTAGATAAAACTGATTTGCTTACTGATGAACAACGTTGTGCTATTTACCGGGATAATGCATTAAAATTATTTCCTCGCTTAAAGTAG